In the Pocillopora verrucosa isolate sample1 chromosome 4, ASM3666991v2, whole genome shotgun sequence genome, AGAGACTAACAAACGAGATCAAAATGGCTTTCAGGAGAAAGTCAAGATGGCGCACGTGAAAAAACCAAGTACTGTTCTAAATAAACTCAACCATTAACTGCTTTAACTTCGAAAAAACTGTTCTGAGTAATCAAAGCCACTGAAGGTCtataaaattctttattttttcaggcCTGCATAAAAATACTGGCTAATCCTTATTTGTGATACGAATCGTTTAAGTCCTGTGAAAGCTATTTTGATTTGTGTCTGACAAATCCGAGTTTTGGATCGAGCCTTACCGTCCCAAGGCAATCAGTTGTTCCTTTGGGAAATAAATGATATGTCCACTATGTGTGGTTAAGCTTTCATATATTTGAAACATGAGAAATTGCCAGTATATCCattgttttttcatcaatatCTCATAACTTTAACTTTTAACAGAAGCTGAATTCAACCCTAGTAAAGTAACAAAtgcttttcatgaaaatgtaaTTGGCCGATTTGATAAGCCCATTTACCATGACGACTGTTACCTGCAAATTGAAGACATAAATGGTATATTCAGCGTGCGTGTTTAACTTTTCACTTATTTGAATATCTATATAACAATCGTAGTTACGAAAGTTTGGCCTAAATCTTAATCTGTGGACTAGGGGAGTGAATAACATTTCCAGTAAAACATTTAAAAGCCATTAGCAAAGTACCACTTGAGATGCGCAAAGTTTTGGGAAAAAAGCTGCTTTTGGCGGCACCAGCGGGAACAATGAACAAGATGAACCAAGTATGTGTAGTGCGCTAAAGATTGTTCTATAGCTGAGTGATAAAGCAGCGACTTACGAAACTCAGAAATTTGCGATTCAGTTTCGTGTTAATCCTccttactttccttttttttgttgccCACCCTGTTAAGAAAATGGGATATTAAATGTTGTAGACGTAAAAGCGCAATGTTCAAAGGTGCCCCCCTTCCGGCTCTTAAAATGCTATATTTTCTAGGGCTTATATATAACGAGATAAAAGTGTTGCCGAAAAAGCTTTAAGGGTGAATGTGCTTTACAAAATTCCTTGTGTTTCTGACAGACCGCTATTTAAAAGCCACACCTGACCCTTCACTCAAGAATTTTGAACTGTAGCTGAACAGCAGAGTCGACACTATTTAATAGCTGGCATAGGAAAAGCGTGAGGCGATTTAACCCAGTGTTCGTTAGGATTTGTATTAGAGGTATCTGACAAATGCTGTTGAATCTAAATAGCTAAATCGCAGCAGGGTCTAATCTGTTTTGCAGTCGACATTGGGATGGACAAAATTTTCTCCCATGGTTTTGCACATCTCCTGCCGTCTCGTAAGTGGTTCTTTCCATATATcttccaatcgctctgacgaagggctaacgctcgaaaagtcagcttttttactctttacggtggctaatttacgtcttcaacccagttgttaacacaaacttacctgctatactctcccaccgacgcagcaccacagtttctttagaaacttacccctttattctttccATATAACCGACTCTGGAAAATCTTTTGATTTTAGTCTCCCTTGAAAAGGACACATCCCTCCATCCGCCATCAAAACTTCTGCTTCGCACTTTGACAATAACCGATCTTTATTCCGGCCTCATTTCAAAGCCGCTAACGTTTACCCTACTCTTGTCTGCTATCACCTAAAAGTGGCGGACCCTTTGTCGTACGGCTAAATATTCTGTATGTGTAGTTACCACGATTTTCTCAGCGGTATCCCTTTTGATTCTAACCTCCATGGCAGTTGACAAACTCCAGGCCCTGAAACAGGAATTAGATATAGCGGCAAATTGCAAATGTCAAGAGAGTACGCGTGGTCGTCCTGTTAATGCGGATGAAAAGCACTCTAATCGGTTTACTTTACCTTTGGAACATGACATTATATTTCCTTTTCGCTGAACTATTTATAGCAATACAGGTGATGATTTCAACCTTCTACCTCTTACTTTCGAGtaagatttatcgcgtttcctCAGTGGAATTTtctaagatttgctggaccgttaaacatatttttgcCCTTCCTGGTGCCTGTACATGTTGATTATGATTCCATAAGCTCAAATTTaagatagaggaagaaaacacaaattgcaaatagcgatGAAACTGCCCTTGTAACTCctatttttttcggcttttaagGAATCGGcaggacaattttcacaaattgagAAAATGTTTAGATATTTCACCGaggcaaattgaagaaaatcataggtaaagccaaattatcgctGGCGAGCGCCTCTCTTCGTGGAGCCATCGCTTAGTAACGAAAGTcattttgacaatatttacaACAGCAAACGATAGTCCGAACCTTACTCATTGctttttgatggcttttagtgaccatGAAAGGcgaaaacataaacattttctaGAAAAATATTACGCTGGCGCGCGCCAACATTCAGcaaaaaaccctatggagcctccttaagaGATAGTTGATGGTTTTGAAATGAGCTGTTAGGCCCAGTCTTACAGGCGCTAAGCTATATCCTGTTTTACTGACTGATGGTGATGTGAATCATTGGCTAAATATTGATCAGTGCAGTATCAATAAAAGGGAATGGTGTTATCTTTCTCGACTCAGTGCATCGTGCGGTCCTATAACTTCTTGCTTCTAGCAGATATCCGCCCACATTTGTACGAAAGATCCCAACGactaaaaggtaaaaaacaaatgaagagCTCGTGCAAGATTTCAAATTTACAGTGGTTCTTCCCTACATTAAAGGTGTCTCAGAGGTTCTTCGTCGCTACTTACAGCAACAAGGACTGCACACAGTCTCTAGATCTGACACGCGCGATATCGATGCTCAAGTCACTCTAAAGCGTTGCCATAAAATATAAACCCATTTAATCTGTTTTCTCTTTCGAGATATCAACAACAAATCGATAGAAATAAGCAGTAACGAAAGCCACCTGACAAGTGCAACAATgcttaattattaattaataacagGGCgtgaatttttcactttggcgaccaaatcctgaagATAAGTcaccaaattggcgactagaatgtttcatcataaccttacctagagatatagtgaattaaaaaggtttgcaaagataaatccgcagcaaacttcctcgttaagtttgtttccaaaacgcaacacatgcatctcgatcgataactagacgccatcttaGATTTAGGTGATCTTGAATGACatgtatatcatccatcctagtgtccactttgtagcacgttaaagaaTAGGACGATTCTTCTGACTTTGGACACTTACGTCTGTTTAGGATGAGTCCGTTTGATTTAATTTCGAACACTTgcatataattttctttgattccCTTTGATCAGGATCAACTGCGTACGTTTTCAGacagttttttaaataaagggTTTCGACAACTGTTTTAATAAATAAGCTGCTGCTGACGATGTAACTGGCAGCCATGCCCAGTAAAGTCGTAAGGTGAAACCCAAACTGGAGAGCCTGCTCACAGGCGAAACAGATGGCGGTAAGAAGTCCTGTAGGCGGCGGCAGATCGACGGTTACCGGCTTTTATTGAGACCTCTCTCTTTTGGCCGTTCtaaggagaaagagaaaaaatttccCTTGTTGAATTAGTGATTAATTTTGActtcaaaaacagaaagaaaacgtTCTTTCGGCCTTCTTGACTTTTAAAGCGTATGTTCTCtcgtttttaatttatttggaaGAAGATTGGTGACTGGGATGCACTAAGGAACAAAGAATGGTAGGCATGTATGATTCATATCTtggaaaatatacatgaaaGCGGCGTTTTAGGTTCGAGGTAcgtgaaaaaacaataaatacgACGGTTAAACAAATTGTATTGCACTAGATCACTGAAAAGTGTTGCCTAATACCGtgtttattcgattaaacgccgcggcgtttataAATTTTTCGCGATTCGAGTGCGGCGTTCAGTTTAAAACCCAATTCGTTAACAATGTGTGTTCTTGAAAGCTGTAGATTGAAACACGCATTGTTTGAAGATGCTGAAGTCCCAGTTTTCAGCGTCATAGTTTGTTATTCTGATGCATAATACATTGTAAGTGAAACGAGAATATATACATCGAACAAATCGTATATATTTATTGCACTAGATGATTGAAAAGTGTCGTCTAACGAAAAAATTGACGTTACAGATAACGCAGTGTGaatgaaaagataaaagatTTTGTCTAAAGAGAGTAACTTTTTCACTCTATAACTGTATTTAGTGGTATGAGTCTTACTGCTAAATGcacaaaagagcaaaaagaacaACTGGTGTAAGGCGATGTGTTTGTGTATTTTTGGCAGTTATTCAACATGATTCGTTTGAGAGAGCGAATTACAGGTGAGCTGCATTCAGTCTCAGATAGCTACATGTCGTTATAAGGATTTTTCCCTTAAGTTCCTTGCTAggtcaaaacattttttaaggaCATAGATTAAAAAATTCATACTTCTACACGTAATCAAATGAATTTCACAGTCCTCTTCCCTTCATTAGGAGCCTAGCAACGCAGGCTACGGTTTTCTGATGGGGTCAATTATTCATAATTTATAGGCAGAATGTATAAAACATGTATTTAGAgctaaaattttattcataaaaagCTCAGTTGTCattcaattttaaaaggaaCTTGCTGTTCTGCTCTATGTCAAACTTTTATCattcaaaattcttttgtaTATAATAAGAGCCATTACCTACATATATTTTTGATATTAGTATTTGGATGGGAGGGAGAATTAGGAAAATTATAACTGCCAGTGAGGGGAGGAATCTGGTATATTTTCTCAACGTCCGTCGACAGAATCAGGTGCTCTTAAACATTTCTGCATTATTCTCAATTGAGGAAGCATTCTTGTCTTCTTAATACGCAAGAAATATTTTGCTCACAAGATTTTTAACAATGTATAAAGCGCCCTGATTATTATTCAGTGCATTTTCGCTGCACCTGAATGAAGAATTTAATATGCCTTAAATACATGTGTTGTCAATCAACCCTACGTGTGAGTTCTTGAGATGACACCTCTCTGCGTGTGAAGTGAGggaactttaaaaaaacaaccGGCGCCCAAGTGATTATAAATTGGTCTATATTCATAGGAATAGCTGGCCTTAATCCTTTAGAAATTTATTACTGCATATCATTAAATGCATTGAAGCCTCTTAGTTTACAATTTTCTGGAGAATAAAAAGCCATATGCTTTGTAGAAGTCAAAATTTGAAGGCAAAAATCAACCTCCTTTTGTTCctaatgaaaattttacatgCAAAATTAAATTCGTTTAATTATATTTAAAACACAAGTGTTTTCTATAGCACTCTTtacaaaagttttaatttgCAATTTCTAGTTCTGGTTTGAGTTGGCTttatttgttattataattttttgtgtctTATCTGAAACTGTCAACTGTTCGACGTTTATGGAAAATACGACAGTGTGCACATCAGAATATTAGATCTCAAACATTTTCTTACCATTAAAAATCAACATGTTTTTGGTTACTATTATTCGTTTACGTAATGATTTCTCTTGGTTTAACGACGAGCGGAAGTTTGTTCTATAATTTGTCTTCCGCGTACTCGAAAAGTGCGATTAAATGCTTCATAGAATTTGCTGTTTCGCAAACAATAAACCCACGGGTCGATTGCCGCGGAAGTAAAAGCAACCGCCTCGACAATAGTCCAAACCTTATGATACATGGTGGAGTAAACCACATATTTGCTCAAATATTGAGTGAAAGAAGTCACTAGACTCGGCAGCCAGCAAACAACGAATAGTCCCACCACAATACTAACTGTTTTAGCAGCTTTTAAGTTCTGTTTTCGTCTGTTCACGGATTCTTGATTCTGTAAAGTGACAACATTTATTCTCCTGGACTGCGTCGCAGAGGCTTTCAATATTCGAATGGAACAGAACACAATGATGATCATAGGAATTAACACTGTTATGATTGTAAAAGACAACCACAACTCAATAGAATCATCTCTCACAAAAAACCTTGAACAGGGGAGAAGAAACGACAAGACCCATACAGAAGCTATGATGAGATAACTTCTCGTGTTAGTAAGAAGCTCTTGATAGCGGAGCGGATGAATGATGGTAATATACCTGTCCAGACTAATGCAGCATAGGTTGAACGTTGTAGCTACAGTGGTGTGTATCCACAGATAATCAATAGCTTTACCGTAAGTTTTCAGATAACTGTCTTCGTCATAATTGATGCACCTGGCCGTTGCCCATACAGGGTTTATAACAAGTCCTACCGACAAGTCCGCCACAGCCAATGAAGCAATGAAAAAATTCGAAATTATTCTGAGGGAATGATTTCTGGCGATCAACCATAAGACAACAGTGTTGCCAAT is a window encoding:
- the LOC131785685 gene encoding beta-1 adrenergic receptor-like; amino-acid sequence: MNSIIEEFNQEERIILAAWFSVTGLVAVIGNTVVLWLIARNHSLRIISNFFIASLAVADLSVGLVINPVWATARCINYDEDSYLKTYGKAIDYLWIHTTVATTFNLCCISLDRYITIIHPLRYQELLTNTRSYLIIASVWVLSFLLPCSRFFVRDDSIELWLSFTIITVLIPMIIIVFCSIRILKASATQSRRINVVTLQNQESVNRRKQNLKAAKTVSIVVGLFVVCWLPSLVTSFTQYLSKYVVYSTMYHKVWTIVEAVAFTSAAIDPWVYCLRNSKFYEAFNRTFRVRGRQIIEQTSARR